In one window of Pseudomonas sp. IAC-BECa141 DNA:
- the pheA gene encoding prephenate dehydratase, whose amino-acid sequence MSEQELKALRVRIDNLDEKILQLISDRARCAEEVARVKMASLAEGEQPVFYRPEREAQVLKRVMERNKGPLGNEEMARLFREIMSSCLALENPLKVAYLGPEGTFTQAAAMKHFGHAVISKPMAAIDEVFREVAAGAVNFGVVPVENSTEGAVNHTLDSFLEHDMVICGEVELRIHHHLLVGENTKTDSISRIYSHAQSLAQCRKWLDAHYPNVERVAVSSNAEAAKRVKGEWNSAAIAGDMAAGLYGLTRLAEKIEDRPDNSTRFLMIGNQEVPPTGDDKTSIIVSMSNKPGALHELLVPFHDNGIDLTRIETRPSRSGKWTYVFFIDFVGHHRDPLIKGVLEKISQEAVALKVLGSYPKAVL is encoded by the coding sequence ATGTCCGAGCAGGAGCTCAAGGCGCTGCGCGTTCGCATCGACAACCTGGATGAGAAAATCCTCCAGTTGATCAGCGATCGCGCGCGCTGTGCCGAAGAGGTTGCCCGGGTCAAGATGGCCAGTCTGGCCGAGGGCGAGCAGCCGGTGTTCTATCGTCCCGAGCGTGAGGCGCAGGTCCTCAAGCGCGTGATGGAGCGCAACAAGGGGCCGCTGGGCAATGAAGAGATGGCGCGCTTGTTCCGCGAAATCATGTCTTCGTGCCTGGCCCTCGAGAACCCGCTGAAAGTCGCTTATCTCGGTCCGGAAGGCACATTCACCCAGGCGGCGGCCATGAAGCACTTCGGGCACGCGGTGATCAGCAAGCCGATGGCGGCGATCGACGAAGTGTTCCGTGAAGTGGCGGCTGGTGCGGTGAATTTCGGCGTGGTGCCGGTGGAGAACTCCACCGAAGGCGCGGTCAACCACACCCTCGACAGCTTCCTTGAGCACGACATGGTGATCTGCGGTGAAGTCGAGCTGCGGATTCACCACCACCTGCTGGTCGGTGAAAACACCAAGACCGACAGCATCAGCCGCATCTATTCCCACGCCCAGTCGCTGGCCCAGTGCCGCAAATGGCTGGATGCCCATTACCCGAATGTCGAGCGTGTGGCGGTGTCCAGCAACGCCGAAGCGGCCAAGCGGGTCAAGGGTGAGTGGAACTCGGCGGCGATCGCCGGTGACATGGCGGCCGGGCTGTACGGCCTGACGCGTCTGGCCGAGAAGATCGAGGATCGTCCGGACAACTCCACGCGCTTCCTGATGATCGGTAACCAGGAAGTGCCGCCGACCGGCGACGACAAAACTTCGATCATCGTGTCGATGAGCAACAAACCCGGCGCGCTCCATGAGCTGCTGGTGCCGTTCCATGACAACGGGATCGACCTGACCCGGATCGAAACCCGTCCGTCGCGCAGCGGTAAGTGGACCTACGTGTTCTTCATCGACTTCGTCGGTCACCACCGTGATCCGCTGATCAAAGGTGTACTGGAAAAGATCAGTCAGGAAGCAGTAGCACTCAAGGTGCTGGGTTCCTACCCGAAAGCAGTTCTTTAA
- the cmk gene encoding (d)CMP kinase: protein MNNIAPVITIDGPSGSGKGTVAGILAKRLGWNLLDSGALYRLLAFAARNHGVDLTNEELLKKLAAHLDVQFIAATDGQLQRIILEGDEVSDVIRTESVGSGASQVAALPAVREALLQRQRAFQEVPGLVADGRDMGTVVFPNAPLKIFLTASAEERARRRYLQLKGKVEGVSLSSLLDEIRARDERDTQRAVAPLKPAADAIQLDSTELSIDQVLERIMSEIAIRDIAG from the coding sequence GTGAACAACATTGCACCGGTCATCACCATCGATGGGCCAAGCGGCTCGGGCAAAGGCACCGTAGCCGGGATTCTGGCCAAGCGTCTGGGCTGGAATCTGCTGGATTCCGGCGCGCTTTATCGCCTGCTGGCGTTTGCTGCGCGCAATCATGGTGTCGACCTGACCAATGAAGAGCTGCTGAAGAAACTGGCCGCTCATCTGGATGTGCAGTTCATCGCCGCGACCGACGGTCAGTTGCAGCGCATCATTCTGGAAGGTGACGAAGTCAGCGATGTCATCCGCACTGAAAGCGTCGGTTCCGGCGCTTCCCAGGTGGCTGCATTGCCGGCCGTTCGCGAGGCGCTGCTGCAGCGCCAGCGCGCTTTCCAGGAAGTGCCTGGTCTGGTGGCCGATGGTCGCGACATGGGAACGGTGGTTTTTCCGAACGCACCCTTGAAGATTTTCCTGACCGCCAGTGCCGAGGAGCGGGCGCGCCGTCGATATTTGCAGTTGAAGGGCAAAGTCGAGGGTGTTAGTCTGTCGAGTCTGCTAGATGAGATCCGTGCGCGCGATGAGCGTGATACCCAGCGAGCGGTGGCCCCGCTCAAGCCGGCGGCCGACGCGATACAGCTGGATTCCACGGAGTTGTCCATCGATCAGGTGCTTGAACGCATCATGAGCGAGATTGCCATTCGCGATATCGCCGGGTGA
- the rpsA gene encoding 30S ribosomal protein S1: MSESFAELFEESLKTLNLQTGSIITGVIVDIDDRNGWVTVHAGLKSEALIPLEQFYNEAGELTINVGDETHVALDSVEDGFGETKLSREKAKRAECWIVLEAAFAAEEVVKGVINGKVKGGFTVDVNGIRAFLPGSLVDVRPVRDTTHLEGKELEFKVIKLDQKRNNVVVSRRSVLEAENSAEREALLESLQEGQQVKGIVKNLTDYGAFVDLGGVDGLLHITDMAWKRIKHPSEIVNVGDEIDVKVLKYDRERNRVSLGLKQLGEDPWVAIKARYPEGTRVTARVTNLTDYGCFAELEEGVEGLVHVSEMDWTNKNIHPSKVVQVGDEVEVMVLDIDEERRRISLGIKQCKSNPWEDFSGQFNKGDKISGTIKSITDFGIFIGLDGGIDGLVHLSDISWNETGEEAVRRYKKGDELDTVILSVDPERERISLGIKQLESDPFSEYVSVNDKGAIVTGTVKEVDAKGAIIVLADDIEATLKASEISRDRVEDARNVLKEGQQVEAKIISVDRKSRVIQLSIKSKDDAEEKEAIQSLKAAPEGEAADTTMAALLRQAMAKQN, from the coding sequence ATGAGCGAAAGCTTTGCGGAACTCTTTGAAGAAAGCCTGAAGACTCTGAACCTTCAGACAGGCTCCATCATCACCGGCGTTATCGTTGATATTGACGACAGAAATGGCTGGGTTACCGTTCATGCGGGCCTGAAGTCTGAAGCGCTCATCCCGCTTGAGCAGTTCTACAACGAAGCTGGCGAACTGACCATCAACGTCGGTGACGAAACTCACGTTGCTCTGGACTCGGTTGAAGACGGTTTCGGTGAAACCAAGCTGTCCCGTGAAAAAGCCAAGCGCGCTGAATGCTGGATCGTTCTGGAAGCAGCCTTCGCAGCTGAGGAAGTGGTCAAGGGCGTTATCAACGGTAAGGTTAAAGGCGGCTTCACTGTCGACGTTAACGGCATCCGTGCGTTCCTGCCAGGTTCCCTGGTTGACGTCCGTCCAGTGCGCGACACCACGCACCTGGAAGGCAAAGAGCTGGAATTCAAGGTCATCAAGCTGGATCAGAAGCGCAACAACGTTGTCGTTTCCCGTCGCAGCGTCCTGGAAGCCGAGAACTCCGCCGAGCGTGAAGCTCTGCTGGAATCCCTGCAGGAAGGCCAGCAAGTCAAAGGTATCGTCAAAAACCTCACCGATTACGGCGCATTCGTCGATCTGGGTGGCGTGGACGGCCTGCTGCACATCACCGACATGGCCTGGAAGCGCATCAAGCATCCTTCCGAGATCGTCAACGTTGGTGACGAGATTGACGTCAAGGTTCTGAAATACGATCGCGAACGCAACCGTGTTTCCCTGGGCCTGAAGCAACTGGGCGAAGATCCATGGGTTGCTATCAAAGCCCGTTACCCAGAAGGCACTCGCGTTACCGCTCGCGTAACCAACCTGACCGACTACGGCTGCTTCGCTGAGCTGGAAGAAGGCGTTGAAGGTCTGGTACACGTTTCGGAAATGGACTGGACCAACAAGAACATCCACCCTTCGAAAGTCGTACAAGTCGGCGACGAAGTGGAAGTCATGGTTCTGGATATCGACGAAGAGCGTCGTCGTATCTCCCTGGGCATCAAGCAGTGCAAGTCGAACCCATGGGAAGACTTCTCTGGCCAGTTCAACAAGGGCGACAAGATCTCCGGCACCATCAAGTCGATCACCGATTTCGGTATCTTCATTGGTCTGGACGGCGGCATCGACGGTCTGGTTCACCTGTCCGACATCTCCTGGAACGAAACCGGCGAAGAAGCCGTGCGTCGTTACAAGAAGGGCGACGAGCTGGACACCGTTATCCTGTCGGTTGACCCGGAGCGTGAGCGTATCTCCCTGGGTATCAAGCAACTGGAAAGCGATCCGTTCTCCGAGTACGTCTCGGTTAACGACAAAGGCGCAATCGTTACTGGCACCGTGAAAGAAGTTGACGCCAAAGGCGCCATCATCGTTCTGGCCGACGATATCGAAGCGACTCTGAAAGCCTCCGAAATCAGCCGTGACCGCGTTGAAGACGCGCGCAACGTTCTGAAAGAAGGCCAGCAAGTAGAAGCCAAGATCATCAGCGTTGATCGTAAGAGCCGCGTAATCCAGCTGTCGATCAAATCGAAAGACGATGCTGAAGAGAAAGAAGCCATCCAGAGCCTGAAAGCAGCTCCGGAAGGTGAAGCAGCTGACACCACCATGGCGGCACTGCTGCGTCAAGCAATGGCCAAACAGAACTGA
- the gyrA gene encoding DNA gyrase subunit A: protein MGELAKEILPVNIEDELKQSYLDYAMSVIVGRALPDARDGLKPVHRRVLFAMSELGNDFNKPYKKSARVVGDVIGKYHPHGDTAVYDTIVRMAQPFSLRYLLVDGQGNFGSVDGDNAAAMRYTEVRMTKLAHELLADLHKETVDWVPNYDGTELIPAVMPTRVPNLLVNGSSGIAVGMATNIPPHNLGEVIDGCLALIDNPELTVDELMQYIPGPDFPTAAIINGRAGIIEAYRTGRGRIYMRARSIIEDIDKVGGRQQIVITELPYQLNKARLIEKIAELVKEKKLEGITELRDESDKDGMRVVIELRRGEVPEVILNNLYAQTQLQSVFGINIVALIDGRPRILNLKDLLEAFVRHRREVVTRRTVFELRKARERGHILEGQAVALSNIDPVIALIKASPTPSEAKEALVSTPWESSAVMTMVERAGADSCRPENLDPQYGLRDGKYFLSPEQAQAILELRLHRLTGLEHEKLLAEYQEILNQIGELIRILNSATRLMEVIREELEVIRAEYGDVRRTEILDARLDLTLGDMIPEEERVVTISHGGYAKTQPLAAYQAQRRGGKGKSATGVKDEDYIAHLLVANSHTTLLLFSSKGKVYWLKTYEIPEASRAARGRPLVNLLPLDDGEYITTMLPVEEYTEGHYIFMATANGTVKKTPLESFSRQRSVGLIALELDEGDVLISAAITDGAREVMLFSDGGKVTRFKESDVRAMGRTARGVRGMRLPEGQKLISMLIPEEGSQILTASERGYGKRTAITEFPEYKRGGQGVIAMVSNERNGRLVGAVQVLDGEEIMLISDQGTLVRTRVDEVSSLGRNTQGVTLIKLAKDETLVGLERVQEPSEVEGDELEGEEGVELEQGVTGAEPDDAVDNLQADAADEEESQD from the coding sequence ATGGGCGAACTGGCCAAAGAAATCCTCCCGGTCAATATCGAAGACGAGCTGAAACAGTCCTATCTCGACTACGCGATGAGCGTGATCGTCGGCCGTGCACTGCCGGATGCGCGCGATGGCTTGAAGCCCGTGCACCGTCGCGTGCTGTTCGCGATGAGCGAGCTGGGCAACGACTTCAACAAGCCGTACAAGAAATCTGCCCGTGTCGTCGGCGACGTGATCGGTAAGTATCACCCGCACGGTGATACCGCGGTGTACGACACTATCGTCCGCATGGCGCAGCCTTTCTCCCTGCGTTACCTGCTGGTCGACGGCCAGGGCAACTTCGGTTCGGTGGACGGCGACAACGCCGCGGCCATGCGATACACCGAAGTGCGCATGACCAAGCTGGCGCACGAGCTGCTGGCCGACCTGCACAAGGAAACCGTGGACTGGGTGCCGAACTACGACGGCACCGAACTGATCCCGGCGGTCATGCCGACCCGCGTGCCGAACCTGCTGGTCAACGGTTCCAGCGGTATCGCCGTGGGCATGGCAACCAACATTCCGCCGCACAACCTCGGTGAAGTCATCGACGGTTGCCTGGCCCTCATCGACAACCCTGAGCTGACCGTCGATGAGCTGATGCAATACATCCCCGGTCCGGACTTCCCGACGGCCGCGATCATCAACGGTCGCGCCGGCATCATTGAAGCCTACCGCACGGGTCGCGGCCGCATTTACATGCGCGCCCGTTCGATCATTGAAGACATCGACAAGGTCGGTGGCCGTCAGCAGATCGTCATCACTGAACTCCCTTATCAGCTGAACAAGGCGCGTCTGATCGAGAAGATCGCCGAGCTGGTAAAAGAGAAGAAGCTCGAAGGCATCACCGAGCTGCGCGACGAGTCCGACAAGGACGGTATGCGCGTCGTGATCGAACTGCGTCGCGGCGAAGTGCCTGAGGTTATCCTCAACAACCTCTACGCCCAGACCCAGCTGCAATCGGTATTCGGCATCAACATCGTTGCGCTGATCGACGGCCGCCCACGGATCCTGAACCTCAAGGACCTGCTGGAAGCCTTCGTCCGTCACCGTCGCGAAGTGGTTACCCGCCGCACGGTGTTCGAACTGCGCAAGGCGCGCGAGCGTGGTCACATTCTCGAAGGTCAGGCCGTCGCCCTGTCGAACATCGACCCGGTCATCGCCCTGATCAAGGCCTCGCCGACCCCGTCGGAAGCCAAGGAAGCGCTGGTCAGCACGCCGTGGGAATCCAGTGCGGTGATGACCATGGTTGAGCGCGCCGGTGCCGATTCGTGCCGTCCGGAAAACCTCGATCCGCAATACGGTCTGCGCGACGGCAAGTACTTCCTGTCGCCGGAACAGGCGCAAGCCATTCTGGAGCTGCGTCTGCACCGTCTGACCGGTCTGGAGCACGAAAAGCTGCTGGCCGAGTATCAAGAGATCCTCAACCAGATCGGCGAGCTGATCCGCATCCTCAACAGCGCCACGCGCCTGATGGAAGTGATTCGCGAAGAGCTGGAAGTGATCCGCGCCGAATACGGCGACGTGCGCCGCACCGAAATCCTCGATGCCCGTCTCGACCTGACCCTGGGCGACATGATCCCGGAAGAAGAGCGCGTCGTGACCATCTCCCACGGCGGTTATGCCAAGACCCAGCCGCTGGCTGCGTATCAGGCCCAGCGCCGTGGCGGTAAAGGCAAATCGGCTACCGGCGTCAAGGATGAGGACTACATCGCTCACCTGCTGGTTGCCAACAGCCACACCACGCTGCTGCTGTTCTCCAGCAAGGGCAAGGTGTACTGGCTGAAAACCTACGAAATCCCGGAAGCATCCCGTGCTGCCCGTGGTCGTCCGCTGGTCAACCTGCTGCCGCTGGATGACGGTGAATACATCACTACCATGCTGCCGGTCGAGGAATACACTGAAGGTCACTACATCTTCATGGCCACCGCCAACGGCACCGTGAAGAAGACTCCACTGGAATCCTTCAGCCGTCAGCGCAGCGTCGGTCTGATCGCGCTGGAGCTGGACGAAGGCGACGTGCTGATTTCCGCAGCCATCACCGATGGCGCGCGTGAAGTGATGCTGTTCTCCGACGGCGGCAAGGTGACTCGCTTCAAGGAATCCGACGTTCGTGCCATGGGCCGTACCGCTCGTGGTGTGCGCGGCATGCGTCTGCCGGAAGGGCAGAAGCTGATTTCGATGCTGATCCCGGAAGAAGGCAGCCAGATCCTCACCGCTTCCGAGCGTGGTTATGGCAAGCGCACCGCGATCACCGAGTTCCCTGAGTACAAGCGTGGCGGTCAGGGCGTGATCGCCATGGTCAGCAACGAGCGTAACGGCCGTCTGGTCGGTGCAGTTCAGGTGCTCGACGGCGAGGAGATCATGCTGATTTCCGACCAGGGCACGCTGGTGCGTACCCGTGTCGACGAAGTTTCCAGCCTGGGTCGTAACACCCAGGGTGTGACCCTGATCAAACTGGCCAAGGATGAAACCCTGGTCGGTCTGGAGCGGGTCCAGGAACCGTCGGAAGTCGAAGGTGACGAGCTGGAGGGTGAAGAAGGTGTCGAGCTGGAACAAGGCGTGACCGGCGCCGAACCGGACGATGCGGTCGACAACCTGCAGGCGGACGCCGCAGACGAAGAAGAGTCGCAAGACTAA
- the hisC gene encoding histidinol-phosphate transaminase, translating into MSGNFLALAQPGVQQLSPYVPGKPVDELARELDLDPASIVKLASNENPLGASPKALAAIREALDELTRYPDGNGFALKSLLAEQCRVELNQVTLGNGSNDILELVARAYLAPGLNAVFSEHAFAVYPIATQAVGAQAKVVPAKDWGHDLPAMLAAIDANTRVVFIANPNNPTGTWFGAEALDEFLQDVPEHVLVVLDEAYIEYAEGGDLPDGLDFLAAYPNLLVSRTFSKAYGLAALRVGYGLSTPVVADVLNRVRQPFNVNSLALAAACAALKDEEYLAQSRQLNESGMQQLEAGFRELGLSWIPSKGNFICVDLGQVAAPVFQGLLREGVIVRPVANYGMPNHLRVTIGLPAENSRFLEALRKVLARG; encoded by the coding sequence ATGAGTGGCAACTTCCTCGCTCTGGCACAGCCGGGCGTGCAACAACTTTCGCCATACGTGCCGGGCAAGCCCGTGGACGAGCTGGCGCGCGAGCTGGACCTGGATCCGGCAAGCATCGTCAAACTGGCAAGCAACGAAAACCCGTTGGGCGCAAGTCCGAAAGCGCTGGCCGCGATCCGCGAAGCGCTGGACGAGCTGACCCGCTACCCGGACGGCAACGGCTTCGCACTCAAATCCCTGCTGGCCGAGCAGTGTCGCGTCGAGCTGAACCAGGTGACGCTGGGCAATGGCTCCAACGACATTCTCGAACTGGTGGCGCGCGCCTATCTGGCGCCGGGCCTGAATGCAGTGTTCAGCGAGCACGCGTTCGCGGTCTACCCGATCGCGACCCAGGCGGTCGGCGCTCAGGCAAAGGTCGTTCCGGCCAAGGATTGGGGCCATGACCTGCCGGCCATGCTGGCGGCCATCGACGCCAACACTCGCGTCGTGTTCATCGCCAACCCGAACAACCCGACCGGTACCTGGTTCGGCGCTGAAGCGCTGGATGAGTTCCTGCAGGACGTGCCTGAGCATGTGCTGGTGGTACTGGACGAAGCCTACATCGAATATGCCGAAGGCGGCGATCTGCCGGATGGCCTGGACTTCCTCGCGGCTTACCCGAACCTGCTGGTCTCGCGCACCTTCTCCAAGGCCTACGGTCTGGCGGCGCTGCGCGTTGGCTATGGTCTGTCCACTCCGGTAGTGGCAGACGTGCTGAACCGTGTACGCCAGCCGTTCAACGTCAACAGCCTGGCCTTGGCCGCGGCCTGTGCGGCGCTGAAGGACGAGGAATATCTGGCGCAGAGCCGTCAGCTCAATGAGTCCGGCATGCAGCAGCTGGAAGCGGGTTTTCGCGAGCTGGGTCTGAGCTGGATACCGTCCAAGGGCAACTTTATCTGTGTCGATCTGGGTCAAGTGGCGGCTCCGGTGTTCCAGGGCCTGCTGCGCGAAGGCGTGATCGTGCGTCCGGTGGCCAACTACGGCATGCCGAACCATCTGCGAGTGACCATTGGTCTGCCGGCGGAAAACAGCCGCTTCCTTGAAGCGCTGCGCAAGGTTCTGGCTCGTGGGTGA
- the serC gene encoding 3-phosphoserine/phosphohydroxythreonine transaminase, with protein sequence MSKRAFNFCAGPAALPEAVLLRAQSEMLDWHGKGLSVMEMSHRSDDYVAIAEKAEQDLRDLLSIPSNYKVLFLQGGASQQFAEIPLNLLPENGTADYVETGIWSKKAIEEARRFGNVNVAASAKPYDYLAIPGQNEWELTPGAAYLHYASNETIGGLQFDWVPEAGDVPLVVDMSSDILSRPIDVSQYGLIYAGAQKNIGPSGLVVVIVREDLLGRARSSCPTMLDYKVSADNGSMYNTPATYSWYLSGLVFEWLKEQGGVAAMEQRNKAKKDRLYGFIDNSDFYTNPISTNARSWMNVPFRLADERLDKAFLAGADARGLLNLKGHRSVGGMRASIYNALGLDAVEALVGYMAEFEKEHS encoded by the coding sequence GTGAGCAAACGAGCCTTTAACTTCTGCGCAGGTCCCGCTGCGCTGCCTGAAGCTGTCCTGTTGCGTGCCCAGTCCGAGATGCTCGACTGGCATGGCAAGGGTCTGTCGGTCATGGAAATGAGCCATCGCAGTGATGACTACGTGGCCATCGCCGAAAAGGCCGAGCAAGACCTGCGCGACCTGCTGTCCATCCCCTCCAATTACAAAGTGCTGTTCCTGCAGGGCGGTGCGAGCCAGCAGTTCGCCGAGATTCCGCTGAACCTGCTGCCCGAGAACGGCACTGCCGACTATGTCGAAACCGGCATCTGGTCGAAGAAAGCCATCGAGGAAGCGCGTCGCTTCGGCAACGTCAACGTCGCTGCCAGCGCCAAGCCTTATGACTACCTGGCCATCCCTGGTCAGAACGAGTGGGAGCTGACCCCGGGTGCGGCCTATCTGCATTACGCGTCGAACGAAACCATCGGCGGCCTGCAGTTCGACTGGGTTCCCGAGGCCGGTGACGTTCCGCTGGTGGTCGACATGTCCTCTGACATCCTCTCGCGTCCCATCGATGTGTCGCAGTACGGCCTGATTTATGCCGGCGCACAGAAGAACATCGGCCCGAGTGGTCTCGTCGTTGTGATCGTTCGTGAGGATCTGCTGGGTCGTGCCCGCAGTTCGTGCCCGACCATGCTCGACTACAAGGTTTCGGCCGACAACGGTTCGATGTACAACACGCCGGCCACCTATTCCTGGTACCTCTCGGGTCTGGTCTTCGAGTGGCTGAAGGAGCAGGGCGGCGTCGCCGCGATGGAGCAGCGCAACAAGGCGAAGAAAGATCGCCTGTACGGCTTCATCGACAACAGCGACTTCTATACCAACCCGATCAGCACCAACGCCCGCTCGTGGATGAACGTGCCGTTCCGTCTGGCTGACGAACGTCTGGACAAAGCGTTCCTGGCTGGCGCCGACGCCCGTGGCCTGCTCAACCTCAAGGGCCATCGTTCGGTCGGCGGCATGCGTGCCTCGATCTACAACGCCCTGGGGCTGGACGCCGTCGAAGCCCTGGTTGGCTACATGGCTGAATTCGAGAAGGAGCATTCCTGA
- a CDS encoding bifunctional prephenate dehydrogenase/3-phosphoshikimate 1-carboxyvinyltransferase produces MIGRLVVVGLGLIGGSFAKGLRESGVCREVVGVDLDPQSRKLAVELGVVDRCEDDLVAACQGADVIQLAVPILAMEKVLARLAGMDLGQAILTDVGSAKGNVVRAATEAFGGMPTRFVPGHPIAGSEQSGVEASNSELFRRHKVILTPLEQTDPSAVAVVDRLWRELGADVEHMQVERHDEVLAATSHLPHLLAFGLVDSLAKRNENLEIFRYAAGGFRDFTRIAGSDPVMWHDIFLANREAVLRTLDTFRSDLDALRDAVDAGDGHQLLGVFTRARVAREHFSKILARRAYVDAMNSNDLIFLAQPGGRLSGRIRVPGDKSISHRSIMLGSLAEGVTEVEGFLEGEDALATLQAFRDMGVVIEGPHHGRVTIHGVGLHGLKPAPGPIYLGNSGTSMRLLSGLLAAQDFDSTLTGDASLSKRPMNRVANPLREMGAVIETAADGRPPMTIRGGHKLKGLTYTMPMASAQVKSCLLLAGLYAEGKTTVTEPAPTRDHTERMLRGFGYPVSVDGATASVESGGTLAATHIEVPGDISSSAFFLVAASIAEGSELVLEHVGINPTRTGVIDILRLMGADITLENQREVGGEPVADLRVRAAKLKGIEIPEALVPLAIDEFPVLFVAAACAEGRTVLTGAEELRVKESDRIQVMADGLLALGVKCEPTPNGIIIDGGQIGGGEVHGHGDHRIAMAFSVASLRATAPIRIHDCANVATSFPNFLALCAQVGIRVAQEAQS; encoded by the coding sequence ATGATCGGGCGCCTGGTGGTGGTCGGTCTGGGGTTGATCGGTGGTTCGTTTGCCAAAGGCTTGCGTGAAAGCGGTGTGTGCCGCGAAGTGGTCGGCGTTGATCTCGACCCGCAATCGCGCAAGCTGGCGGTCGAGTTGGGCGTGGTGGATCGCTGCGAAGACGATCTGGTGGCCGCTTGCCAGGGCGCGGACGTGATCCAGTTGGCGGTGCCGATCCTGGCCATGGAAAAAGTGCTGGCTCGTCTGGCCGGCATGGATCTTGGGCAGGCAATCCTGACGGACGTCGGCAGCGCCAAGGGCAATGTGGTGCGCGCGGCGACCGAAGCGTTTGGCGGCATGCCGACGCGTTTCGTACCGGGGCATCCGATTGCCGGTTCCGAGCAGAGCGGGGTGGAAGCCTCCAACTCGGAGCTGTTCCGCCGTCATAAAGTGATTTTGACCCCGCTGGAGCAGACCGATCCGTCTGCCGTGGCGGTGGTTGATCGCTTGTGGCGCGAGCTGGGCGCCGACGTCGAGCACATGCAGGTCGAGCGTCACGATGAAGTGCTGGCCGCGACCAGCCATCTGCCGCACTTGCTGGCCTTCGGTCTGGTCGATTCGTTGGCCAAGCGCAATGAAAATCTTGAGATCTTCCGTTACGCTGCGGGCGGTTTCCGTGATTTCACAAGAATTGCCGGAAGCGACCCGGTCATGTGGCATGACATCTTTCTCGCCAACCGCGAGGCTGTCCTGCGCACACTCGATACATTTCGCAGCGACCTCGACGCCTTGCGCGACGCGGTCGATGCAGGGGATGGGCACCAATTGTTGGGCGTCTTCACGCGCGCCCGGGTTGCCCGCGAGCATTTCAGTAAAATCCTGGCCCGCAGGGCCTATGTGGACGCTATGAATTCCAACGATCTGATTTTCCTGGCTCAACCTGGTGGCCGCCTGTCCGGTCGGATTCGCGTACCGGGTGACAAATCGATTTCCCACCGTTCGATCATGCTCGGTTCCCTGGCTGAGGGCGTTACCGAAGTCGAAGGCTTCCTCGAGGGCGAAGATGCCCTGGCGACCTTGCAGGCGTTCCGCGACATGGGCGTGGTCATCGAAGGCCCGCATCACGGCCGCGTGACCATCCACGGTGTCGGCCTGCACGGCCTGAAGCCTGCGCCGGGCCCGATCTATCTGGGCAACTCCGGTACTTCGATGCGCCTGCTGTCCGGCCTGCTGGCCGCGCAGGACTTCGACAGCACCCTGACCGGTGACGCGTCGCTGTCCAAACGCCCGATGAATCGCGTCGCCAACCCGCTGCGGGAAATGGGCGCAGTGATCGAAACCGCTGCCGACGGTCGTCCGCCGATGACCATTCGTGGCGGTCACAAGCTCAAAGGCCTGACCTACACCATGCCGATGGCCAGTGCCCAGGTTAAATCCTGCCTGTTGCTGGCGGGTCTGTACGCCGAAGGCAAGACCACCGTGACCGAGCCGGCTCCGACTCGTGACCACACCGAGCGCATGCTGCGCGGCTTTGGCTATCCGGTGAGCGTTGACGGCGCGACTGCGTCCGTCGAGTCCGGTGGCACGCTGGCTGCGACCCACATCGAGGTGCCGGGTGATATCTCGTCATCGGCGTTCTTCCTGGTAGCAGCGTCGATCGCTGAAGGTTCGGAGCTGGTGCTCGAACACGTCGGCATCAACCCGACCCGTACTGGCGTAATCGACATCCTGCGCCTGATGGGCGCCGACATCACCCTGGAAAACCAGCGTGAAGTAGGCGGCGAACCAGTAGCGGATCTTCGCGTGCGGGCGGCTAAACTCAAGGGTATCGAGATTCCGGAGGCGCTGGTTCCTCTGGCCATCGACGAATTCCCGGTGCTGTTCGTGGCTGCGGCCTGTGCCGAAGGGCGCACCGTGCTGACCGGCGCCGAGGAGCTGCGGGTCAAGGAGTCGGACCGTATCCAGGTCATGGCGGACGGTTTGCTGGCGCTGGGCGTCAAGTGCGAGCCGACCCCGAACGGCATCATCATCGACGGCGGCCAGATCGGCGGCGGCGAAGTGCATGGTCATGGCGATCACCGCATCGCGATGGCTTTCAGCGTGGCCTCGCTGCGCGCCACTGCACCGATCCGCATCCATGATTGCGCCAACGTCGCGACGTCGTTCCCGAACTTCCTGGCGCTGTGCGCGCAGGTCGGCATTCGTGTGGCGCAAGAGGCTCAGTCGTGA